The Ziziphus jujuba cultivar Dongzao chromosome 7, ASM3175591v1 genome includes a region encoding these proteins:
- the LOC107422673 gene encoding hydroquinone glucosyltransferase-like, producing the protein MAMKKKSHIAIFPSPGFSHLIPFVEFAKRLVLQHNNFHVTCIIPTDGPPSKATKAIVESLPTSIDSIFLPPVNFDGIAPGLQVFLTATRSLPSLRHVLESLVSKTHLSAFLTDMFGTDTLDVAKEFNIPPFIFFPSPATALSLLMITPKLDETVCCEFRDLPEPVEIPGSIPIHGKDLPQPYQDRKSEMYKRLINLAKQLNQVEGIGVNTFTDMEYGAIKALQAQQGEPNSVISPPVYPIGPIIQTGSSGTEANGSECLTWLDNQPRGSVLYVSFGSRGTLSAEQLKVLALGLEMSGQKFLWVVRGPNELPSAAYLNGQGDFDPSEVLPNGFLERTKGQGLVVASWAPQIEILRHGSTGGFLTHCGWSSTLEGVLFGKPLITWPLFAEQHMNAIMLVEVLKVALRPKANENGLVEREEIAKVVRDLIEGEEGKRLGQRMNDLKDAANRALSKDGSSTRALSELASKWQNVEAPK; encoded by the coding sequence ATGGCAATGAAGAAAAAATCTCACATAGCCATTTTCCCAAGTCCTGGATTTAGCCACTTGATCCCATTCGTCGAGTTCGCTAAACGTCTTGTTCTACAACACAACAACTTCCACGTCACTTGCATAATACCCACCGATGGCCCTCCATCCAAAGCCACCAAAGCCATCGTTGAGTCCCTTCCAACCTCCATCGACTCCATTTTTCTCCCTCCAGTCAACTTTGACGGTATCGCACCTGGGCTCCAGGTTTTCCTCACCGCTACTCGCTCTCTTCCGTCCCTTCGACATGTTTTGGAGTCTTTGGTCTCCAAAACCCACTTGTCTGCTTTCCTCACCGATATGTTCGGAACTGATACATTAGATGTTGCTAAGGAATTCAATATCCCtccctttattttctttccttcacCGGCTACGGCTTTGTCCCTACTTATGATCACGCCAAAGCTGGACGAGACAGTTTGCTGCGAGTTTAGAGATTTGCCGGAACCGGTGGAGATTCCCGGATCCATACCCATCCATGGTAAAGATCTTCCCCAGCCGTATCAAGACAGGAAAAGCGAAATGTATAAACGCCTTATAAACCTTGCCAAACAGCTCAATCAAGTGGAGGGTATTGGGGTAAATACATTCACAGACATGGAGTATGGAGCTATAAAAGCTCTGCAAGCGCAACAAGGAGAACCAAATAGCGTTATTAGTCCCCCGGTTTATCCAATTGGACCGATTATTCAAACCGGTTCAAGCGGTACTGAAGCTAATGGGTCAGAATGTTTAACATGGTTAGACAATCAGCCACGTGGCTCGGTCCTATATGTCTCGTTTGGAAGCCGTGGGACCCTCTCTGCCGAACAGCTGAAGGTGTTGGCCTTGGGTTTGGAAATGAGTGGACAAAAGTTCTTGTGGGTTGTCAGAGGACCAAACGAGCTTCCCAGTGCTGCTTATCTTAATGGTCAAGGCGATTTCGACCCTTCTGAGGTTTTACCAAATGGGTTTTTGGAGAGGACTAAGGGACAGGGACTAGTGGTTGCATCGTGGGCACCACAAATTGAAATCCTGAGGCATGGCTCAACGGGTGGGTTCCTAACCCACTGTGGTTGGAGCTCCACACTTGAAGGTGTTTTGTTTGGTAAACCGCTAATTACTTGGCCACTCTTTGCCGAGCAACACATGAACGCAATAATGCTGGTGGAGGTTCTGAAAGTGGCGTTGAGACCAAAAGCTAATGAAAATGGGTTGGTGGAACGCGAGGAAATTGCCAAAGTTGTTAGGGATCTAATTGAAGGGGAAGAGGGGAAGAGGCTTGGACAACGGATGAATGACCTGAAAGATGCAGCTAACAGGGCACTGAGCAAAGATGGGTCTTCCACAAGGGCACTTTCTGAATTAGCATCCAAGTGGCAAAATGTGGAAGCTCCCAAGTAG